From a single Balneolales bacterium ANBcel1 genomic region:
- a CDS encoding TonB-dependent receptor, with product MIRLVIIAVLWTWDLTPPGHSFVDPPDSTGRVFSESAITGLPAEDLAFGSTVNDAIPADTIRMPGAILPGSGQPSEVPADTARVPGEITPGSDQPSEAPADTTRIPGDIDSDPDRISDVPADTIPDPTEPVELEPVELLEVRTPSQFREETTDSLLRWQLWSDLGEWVSRRPGVISSQLDGQGRNDGFLFRAHENRHQLLYSDGVRVNERIFGSANHKRLPHYGRIASVHTFSAPIRHRTDVTTVRYHVARPLTLINYEQTAFNYRSTEGYLTRNIRPGTNLSIAYWGKNEDEGYRNNFMGGRNASVTAYHYLTESWILEGGYRFSGLQFGEPHGYDIADMAGFAFNRFNVFPIESQARSSMRNSVYRLTAYHREQPDLPATTRLTVYHDRYRRLHYGSVDSSSVRTFTTGFSGRHIRDVGPLELQAELESEWSAIDRDRHQTMDKDSWAYNRAKGVVRLPLPNRSALHSWLQTAWRTDGFTDYELGTRAEWRLARGLMVYASYARGEQMPQPGQLYWRGGPMRGNPDLRNEIIQRAETGAQINSRSWQLGAEAFASRIDNPVLAGLDSTFTQAGSYTSAGAAGWISYDGTRFEFSLSGTFHQYLSDDSRTENRLLDQSGQRAWTRFSFYYKNYIYNSAAFMKTGFYLQVSPIAYRSARYYPEIDYWDPNSLHPNPGAGRIESQAIPEFARLDLELTARVRSAIFLLRMENALDNWLQQGYFETAYQPMPARRLRFGVRWVLRN from the coding sequence ATGATCAGGTTAGTGATCATAGCGGTTTTGTGGACATGGGATCTGACCCCGCCCGGCCATTCCTTTGTCGATCCGCCCGATTCAACCGGCCGCGTTTTCTCAGAATCCGCGATCACCGGTTTGCCGGCCGAGGATCTCGCCTTCGGCAGTACGGTTAATGACGCGATTCCCGCCGACACCATTCGCATGCCTGGCGCAATCCTCCCGGGCTCCGGTCAACCATCCGAGGTACCTGCCGACACCGCCCGAGTTCCCGGCGAAATCACCCCGGGTTCCGATCAACCATCTGAAGCGCCTGCCGACACCACCCGTATTCCTGGTGATATCGACTCAGACCCTGATCGCATTTCTGATGTACCTGCCGATACCATCCCCGATCCCACGGAACCCGTGGAGCTTGAGCCCGTAGAATTGCTCGAAGTTCGCACTCCCTCGCAATTTCGTGAGGAGACTACCGACAGCCTTTTGCGCTGGCAGTTGTGGTCGGATCTCGGGGAGTGGGTGAGCCGCAGGCCGGGAGTGATCTCTTCGCAGCTCGACGGACAGGGGCGCAACGACGGGTTTCTGTTTCGTGCCCACGAAAACCGGCATCAGCTTCTGTACAGTGACGGTGTTCGCGTGAACGAGCGGATATTCGGATCCGCCAACCACAAACGCCTGCCGCATTACGGCCGGATCGCGTCGGTGCACACGTTTTCGGCTCCGATCCGCCATCGCACCGATGTTACGACCGTACGATACCATGTGGCGCGTCCGCTTACCCTCATCAACTATGAGCAAACGGCATTCAACTACCGTAGTACCGAAGGCTATCTTACCCGAAACATCCGGCCCGGAACCAATCTCTCTATCGCCTACTGGGGCAAGAACGAAGATGAGGGATACCGTAATAACTTCATGGGCGGCCGGAACGCATCCGTCACCGCCTATCACTATCTGACCGAATCCTGGATTCTCGAGGGCGGCTACCGGTTCAGCGGTCTGCAGTTCGGTGAGCCGCACGGATACGATATTGCGGATATGGCCGGTTTCGCGTTCAATCGGTTCAATGTGTTTCCGATCGAGTCACAGGCCCGGTCATCCATGCGCAATTCGGTTTACCGGCTAACCGCCTACCACCGCGAGCAGCCCGACCTGCCGGCGACCACCCGCCTCACGGTATATCACGACCGCTACCGCCGGTTGCACTACGGAAGTGTCGACAGCTCATCCGTACGAACGTTCACCACCGGATTCTCCGGCAGGCATATCCGTGATGTTGGTCCGCTGGAGCTTCAGGCGGAGCTGGAGTCGGAGTGGTCGGCCATCGACCGGGACCGTCACCAGACCATGGACAAGGACTCCTGGGCATACAATCGGGCAAAGGGCGTTGTACGGCTGCCGCTGCCCAACCGCTCCGCCCTGCATTCCTGGCTGCAAACAGCCTGGCGAACCGACGGGTTCACCGATTATGAACTGGGAACGCGTGCGGAGTGGCGGCTTGCTCGCGGCCTGATGGTGTATGCATCCTATGCCAGGGGAGAGCAGATGCCGCAGCCCGGACAGCTTTACTGGCGGGGCGGACCCATGCGCGGCAATCCGGATCTGCGCAACGAGATCATCCAGCGTGCCGAAACGGGAGCGCAGATTAACAGCCGTTCCTGGCAGCTGGGTGCCGAAGCGTTTGCCTCGCGAATCGACAATCCGGTGCTTGCGGGCCTGGATTCGACCTTCACCCAGGCCGGTTCCTACACCTCCGCAGGCGCCGCCGGTTGGATCTCCTACGACGGTACCCGATTTGAGTTCTCGCTATCCGGCACATTTCACCAGTATCTGTCGGACGATTCCCGCACAGAGAACCGTCTGCTTGACCAAAGCGGGCAACGCGCATGGACCCGTTTCTCCTTCTACTATAAAAATTATATCTACAACAGCGCTGCCTTCATGAAAACCGGTTTCTATCTGCAAGTTTCGCCAATCGCCTACCGGTCGGCGCGCTACTACCCGGAGATCGACTACTGGGATCCCAACTCCCTGCACCCAAATCCGGGCGCCGGCAGAATCGAGTCGCAGGCCATTCCGGAATTTGCAAGGCTGGATCTTGAACTCACCGCTCGCGTGCGTTCGGCAATTTTTTTATTGCGGATGGAAAACGCTCTGGATAATTGGCTGCAGCAAGGCTATTTTGAGACGGCCTACCAGCCCATGCCGGCCCGTCGCCTGAGATTCGGCGTGCGATGGGTGCTGCGCAACTGA
- a CDS encoding CinA family nicotinamide mononucleotide deamidase-related protein, whose translation MITHSACVLTIGDELLNGDVINTNASRIAHALRRIGVPCRTMLSVADRQDDILNALRFGWNRHDLVIVTGGLGPTRDDVTKNALLTFFDDTLVRDEHVLTHVTDYFRQKGRTISDQNRGQADVPSRASVLFNDLGTAPGFLYDESEKLLAVLPGVPYEMEYLLSKRLIPELEKRWHESERLVRQCYFRTTGIGESELGEKVLYGLDSRIPASVDVAFLPHPQGVDIRVTEINGSSGTVFDELTGWIRNATGEYLFSENYGDSLAHHIIRLLSQEKKTLAVAESCTGGYLADALTDVPGSSACFRGGVVAYENRIKVVYLGVRERLLDKHGAVSAPVALEMAAGVGERMNADFGIATTGVAGPGGGTAQKPVGTVWVGFWARSGTHFACRYQLTPERLVNKERSFAVAMDLLRRHLCGIPDFAHNPEVVRP comes from the coding sequence ATGATAACTCATTCGGCCTGTGTGCTGACGATTGGCGATGAACTTCTGAACGGGGATGTGATCAACACGAATGCATCCCGGATCGCGCACGCCCTGCGGCGAATCGGCGTACCCTGCCGAACCATGCTTTCGGTGGCCGACCGGCAGGATGATATCCTCAATGCCCTGCGCTTTGGGTGGAACCGCCACGACCTGGTGATTGTCACCGGCGGACTCGGTCCCACTCGTGATGATGTCACCAAAAACGCCCTGCTCACCTTTTTTGACGACACGCTGGTCAGGGATGAACACGTGCTGACCCACGTGACCGATTATTTCAGACAAAAAGGCAGGACGATCAGCGACCAGAACCGCGGCCAGGCGGATGTGCCCTCCCGGGCGTCTGTGCTCTTCAATGACCTGGGCACCGCTCCGGGGTTTTTGTATGACGAGAGTGAAAAACTGCTGGCCGTGCTGCCCGGCGTCCCATACGAAATGGAGTACCTGCTAAGCAAACGCCTGATACCGGAGCTGGAGAAACGATGGCATGAGTCGGAGCGGCTTGTGCGTCAGTGCTATTTTCGCACGACGGGTATCGGAGAGAGCGAATTGGGCGAAAAGGTGCTCTACGGACTGGATTCTCGCATTCCGGCATCCGTGGATGTGGCCTTTCTTCCGCACCCTCAGGGCGTTGATATCCGGGTAACCGAGATAAACGGCAGTTCCGGTACGGTGTTCGACGAACTGACCGGATGGATCCGGAACGCAACCGGAGAGTACCTGTTTTCGGAGAATTACGGTGACTCCCTGGCGCACCATATCATCCGGCTGCTGTCGCAGGAAAAAAAGACCCTCGCCGTGGCGGAGAGCTGCACCGGAGGGTATCTGGCGGATGCGCTTACCGATGTTCCCGGCAGCAGCGCCTGTTTTCGGGGTGGGGTAGTGGCTTATGAAAACCGTATCAAGGTAGTCTATCTGGGAGTCAGGGAGCGGCTGCTTGACAAACATGGCGCCGTCAGTGCTCCTGTAGCGCTCGAGATGGCCGCAGGCGTAGGTGAACGGATGAATGCCGATTTCGGCATCGCCACCACCGGAGTGGCCGGGCCCGGCGGTGGTACCGCGCAGAAACCCGTCGGTACCGTCTGGGTAGGCTTCTGGGCCCGCTCCGGCACCCATTTTGCCTGCCGCTACCAGCTCACGCCGGAGCGGCTGGTCAACAAGGAGCGAAGTTTTGCCGTGGCCATGGACCTGCTGCGCCGCCATCTGTGCGGTATCCCCGATTTTGCCCATAACCCCGAAGTCGTGCGCCCATGA
- the pgsA gene encoding CDP-diacylglycerol--glycerol-3-phosphate 3-phosphatidyltransferase yields MKRIPNILSLLRILLAPLFVYLYLQDAFFWAALGMVVFIVAAITDYLDGYLARRLKVSSSLGMFLDPLADKILTFAGFICLPLIDPAQFPWWIIAVIVVRDIAITSLRVWADYRGVVMETRSLAKAKTMVQMIFLYTALLTALLAKAGGFVGDTATYFLNLGLLGWLFIFVMVFTVYTALEYLYINRKLFRRATTKI; encoded by the coding sequence GTGAAACGAATCCCCAATATATTGAGTCTGCTGCGGATCCTGCTGGCCCCGCTTTTTGTTTACCTCTATCTGCAAGATGCCTTCTTCTGGGCCGCCCTTGGCATGGTGGTGTTCATTGTCGCTGCGATCACCGACTACCTGGACGGCTACCTGGCCCGCCGCCTCAAGGTCAGTTCCAGCCTGGGCATGTTTCTGGATCCGCTTGCCGACAAGATACTCACCTTTGCAGGCTTTATCTGCCTGCCGCTGATTGATCCGGCGCAGTTTCCCTGGTGGATAATCGCTGTGATCGTTGTTCGGGATATCGCCATAACCTCGCTGCGGGTCTGGGCCGATTACCGGGGTGTGGTTATGGAGACCCGAAGCCTGGCAAAAGCCAAAACGATGGTTCAGATGATCTTTCTCTACACCGCCCTGCTCACCGCCCTGCTTGCCAAGGCCGGCGGATTTGTCGGAGATACGGCAACATATTTTCTTAATTTGGGATTATTGGGATGGTTGTTCATCTTTGTGATGGTTTTCACGGTATACACCGCTTTGGAATACCTCTACATCAACCGCAAACTTTTCCGTCGTGCAACCACAAAAATTTAG
- a CDS encoding phosphatidylglycerophosphatase A translates to MQPQKFSWSILAGTAGYIGYLPKFPGTWGSIAALPLIYFASVYIHPLLGPLLVAAVFSGLTLLAANGMEKAYGPDPAECVTDEIAGQAVVFLFIPIYTSWEYNLLVFLFGFILFRIFDILKPLGIGALQNTDGGWGILLDDIVAGMYAQMCLLFVIFVVI, encoded by the coding sequence GTGCAACCACAAAAATTTAGCTGGTCCATCCTTGCGGGAACAGCAGGATATATCGGATACCTGCCGAAGTTTCCCGGTACCTGGGGAAGCATTGCGGCACTGCCGCTGATCTACTTCGCGTCGGTCTATATCCATCCGCTGCTTGGCCCTCTGCTGGTTGCCGCCGTTTTTTCCGGGCTCACCCTGCTGGCCGCGAACGGCATGGAAAAAGCGTACGGTCCTGATCCGGCCGAATGCGTTACGGATGAAATCGCCGGCCAGGCGGTGGTATTCCTGTTCATCCCCATCTACACCAGTTGGGAATACAACCTGCTGGTATTTCTGTTCGGGTTTATCCTGTTCCGCATATTCGATATCCTGAAGCCGCTGGGCATCGGCGCGCTGCAGAATACGGATGGCGGCTGGGGTATTCTTCTGGATGATATCGTCGCCGGCATGTATGCACAAATGTGCCTGTTATTTGTTATATTTGTGGTTATATAA
- the pyrE gene encoding orotate phosphoribosyltransferase — protein sequence MIYDKTFARELAGTLLDINAVLLRPDNPFVWSSGWNSPIYCDNRLTILYPDIRSRIADTFTELIKEKFAGIDVVTGTATAGIPHAAWVAERLNLPMAYVRAKAKAYGMGNQIEGGVRKGESTVVIEDLISTGASALSVLEALQFIGARVNGLATIFTYGFDVSNNLISEQNIPFYSLTDYETLVDVALEKGKIRHSDVDFLNEWRRHPETWPVAP from the coding sequence ATGATTTACGATAAAACTTTTGCCCGAGAACTTGCGGGTACCCTTCTGGATATCAATGCGGTACTGTTGCGTCCTGACAACCCGTTCGTCTGGTCGTCGGGATGGAATTCTCCGATATACTGCGACAATCGCCTGACCATCCTCTACCCCGATATACGCAGCCGAATCGCCGACACTTTTACCGAGCTGATCAAAGAGAAATTCGCCGGCATTGATGTCGTTACCGGTACCGCCACCGCCGGTATCCCCCATGCCGCCTGGGTGGCGGAGCGACTCAATCTGCCGATGGCCTATGTAAGAGCCAAAGCCAAGGCCTACGGCATGGGCAACCAGATCGAGGGCGGGGTCCGCAAGGGGGAATCGACCGTGGTTATTGAGGATTTGATCTCCACCGGAGCCTCCGCGCTATCGGTACTTGAGGCGCTTCAGTTCATCGGTGCCCGGGTAAACGGACTGGCCACCATATTCACCTACGGCTTTGATGTCTCCAACAATTTGATTTCGGAGCAGAACATCCCGTTCTATTCACTGACCGACTACGAAACGCTTGTGGATGTGGCTCTGGAGAAGGGCAAAATCCGCCACAGTGATGTCGATTTTCTGAATGAGTGGCGCCGGCATCCGGAAACCTGGCCGGTTGCACCATAA
- the miaB gene encoding tRNA (N6-isopentenyl adenosine(37)-C2)-methylthiotransferase MiaB, producing MTQQKFYIETYGCQMNFADSEIVNSIMVERGMSPCDTPEEASVVFINTCSIRDNAEQKVWNRLNDFRKMKRQRNGDMVVGILGCMAERLREKFLEREKLVDLVVGPDAYRDLPHLLSEVEDGRKAVNVILSQEETYADITPVRTTGNGVSAFVSVMRGCDNMCSFCVVPFTRGRERSRAVESVLNEIRMLSDQGYREVTLLGQNVNSYNHQGRNFAELMYQCSLIDPEMRIRFSTSHPKDFPDEFLHVIRERHNVCNYIHIPVQSGNSEVLERMRRTYTREEYLALIDKMRAMIPGVSLSTDIIAGFCGETEQQHRDTLDLMKQVQYDLAYMFAYSERERTLAHRKFTDDVPEEVKKRRLSEIIQLQQEIASGRNRLEIGKRHVVLVEGRSKRSEDQLSGRTDTNKMTIFDKGALQPGDYAEVEIHDATSATLKGSVVRKVSLSETAEEPVTA from the coding sequence TTGACCCAGCAAAAATTTTATATCGAGACCTACGGATGCCAGATGAATTTTGCCGATTCCGAAATCGTCAATTCCATTATGGTAGAGCGGGGCATGAGTCCGTGCGACACCCCCGAGGAGGCGTCCGTCGTCTTTATCAACACCTGCTCCATCCGGGACAATGCCGAGCAGAAAGTCTGGAACCGCCTGAACGACTTCCGCAAAATGAAGCGACAGCGCAACGGCGACATGGTCGTGGGCATTCTGGGCTGTATGGCCGAGCGGTTGCGTGAGAAATTTCTGGAACGGGAGAAACTGGTGGACCTGGTCGTGGGCCCGGACGCCTACCGCGATCTTCCGCATCTGCTTTCGGAGGTGGAAGACGGCCGGAAGGCGGTTAACGTTATCCTCTCGCAGGAGGAAACGTATGCAGACATTACGCCGGTACGCACCACGGGCAACGGCGTCTCGGCCTTCGTGTCGGTGATGCGCGGGTGCGATAACATGTGCTCGTTCTGCGTGGTGCCGTTTACCCGCGGACGCGAGCGGAGCCGGGCGGTCGAAAGCGTGCTCAACGAAATCCGCATGCTCAGTGACCAGGGGTACCGGGAAGTCACCCTGCTCGGACAAAATGTCAATTCCTACAACCACCAGGGCCGCAACTTCGCGGAGCTGATGTACCAGTGCAGCCTGATCGACCCGGAGATGCGCATCCGGTTCTCAACCTCCCATCCCAAGGATTTTCCCGACGAATTTCTCCATGTGATCAGGGAGCGGCACAATGTATGCAACTATATTCACATACCCGTGCAATCCGGCAACAGCGAGGTGCTGGAGCGCATGCGCCGGACCTACACCCGTGAGGAGTACCTGGCGCTGATCGACAAGATGCGCGCCATGATCCCCGGAGTCTCGCTTTCGACCGACATCATCGCCGGCTTCTGCGGCGAGACCGAGCAGCAGCACCGGGACACCCTCGACCTGATGAAACAGGTGCAGTACGACCTGGCCTACATGTTTGCCTATTCGGAGCGGGAACGGACCCTGGCCCACCGCAAGTTTACCGATGACGTGCCGGAAGAGGTCAAAAAACGGCGGCTGTCCGAAATTATTCAGCTTCAGCAGGAAATCGCCTCCGGGCGGAACCGCCTTGAAATCGGCAAACGCCATGTTGTTCTGGTGGAAGGCCGGAGCAAACGGTCGGAGGATCAGCTTTCCGGCCGTACCGATACCAACAAAATGACCATTTTCGACAAGGGGGCCCTGCAGCCCGGAGACTATGCCGAGGTGGAGATACACGATGCCACATCCGCTACGTTAAAGGGGAGTGTAGTGAGAAAAGTATCCCTGTCGGAAACGGCAGAAGAACCCGTCACCGCATAA
- a CDS encoding sigma 54-interacting transcriptional regulator, which yields MDRTQLQNKYGIIGESQALKHALDKVLQVAPTEITVLVNGETGVGKDVTARAIHDLSPRSSGNLVIVNCGAIPEGIIESELFGHEKGAYTGAHESRMGYFEQADGGTIFLDEVVDTPKNVQVKLLRILESGEFFRVGSSKLRSVNVRVIAASNKDMWKSVEKGDFREDLYYRLSTININIPPLRERNGDILLIFHKFVTEFARKYDSVFRGMSDEARKLLLSYRWPGNIRELRNVAEQLVILEKSQYVDEEVLRKYLGGRQKMGSADNLPMLFGHDEGHHEPQDSARTRELQLIYRAMLDMRNDMSDMKRMLGTLFYNSFRDGNFPKSLPPSSRYDFKNPPDTDKTGLHDPDMTVGMAPYSDVEFDDDQTEEAGDSPSGFAAHGFEGGRSTGAHPNSGHTHGSQAEPASGSPDRAGSARGHDAAHRPGAGASAGNRQHLSEEQQKVLDLFDTDELPSLEEVERFMITQALEKYGGNRRKAARVLGMSERTLYRKIDQYELL from the coding sequence GTGGACAGAACCCAGCTTCAAAACAAATACGGTATCATTGGGGAGTCGCAGGCACTGAAACATGCTCTCGACAAGGTGCTTCAGGTGGCTCCGACCGAGATCACTGTATTGGTCAACGGCGAGACCGGGGTCGGCAAGGATGTAACCGCCCGGGCAATCCACGATTTGAGTCCGCGCAGCTCCGGCAATCTGGTCATTGTCAACTGCGGCGCTATCCCCGAAGGTATCATTGAAAGCGAACTGTTCGGTCATGAGAAAGGTGCGTACACCGGGGCTCATGAATCACGCATGGGCTACTTCGAGCAGGCCGACGGCGGGACGATCTTTCTGGACGAAGTGGTCGACACCCCGAAGAACGTGCAGGTCAAGTTGCTGCGCATACTCGAATCGGGAGAGTTTTTCCGGGTCGGATCCAGCAAGCTGCGTTCCGTGAATGTCAGGGTGATCGCCGCCTCCAACAAGGATATGTGGAAAAGCGTTGAAAAGGGGGATTTCCGCGAGGACTTATACTACCGGCTGAGCACCATCAACATCAACATCCCCCCTCTTCGGGAGCGCAACGGCGACATCCTGCTCATCTTCCACAAGTTTGTCACCGAATTCGCCCGGAAGTACGATTCGGTGTTCCGGGGCATGTCGGACGAAGCCCGGAAGCTGCTGCTATCCTACCGCTGGCCCGGCAATATCAGGGAACTGCGTAACGTGGCGGAGCAGCTCGTAATCCTGGAAAAGTCACAGTATGTGGATGAAGAGGTATTGCGCAAATATCTTGGAGGGCGGCAGAAAATGGGATCAGCCGACAATCTGCCCATGCTGTTCGGGCACGATGAAGGCCATCACGAACCTCAGGACAGCGCCCGTACCCGGGAGCTGCAGTTGATTTACCGCGCCATGCTCGACATGAGAAACGACATGAGCGACATGAAGCGGATGTTGGGCACCCTGTTCTATAACTCGTTCCGGGACGGAAATTTCCCGAAGTCTCTTCCCCCCTCTTCCCGATATGACTTCAAAAACCCGCCCGATACCGACAAAACAGGGCTTCACGACCCGGATATGACGGTGGGGATGGCGCCTTATTCCGATGTGGAGTTTGACGATGACCAGACCGAGGAAGCCGGTGATTCGCCATCAGGCTTCGCCGCACACGGGTTTGAAGGCGGCCGGAGCACGGGCGCCCACCCGAATTCCGGGCATACACATGGGAGTCAGGCAGAACCCGCCTCCGGCTCTCCCGACCGTGCCGGATCCGCCCGCGGGCACGACGCCGCTCACAGGCCCGGTGCCGGAGCAAGTGCCGGAAACCGCCAGCATCTGTCCGAAGAGCAGCAAAAGGTTCTCGATCTGTTTGATACCGATGAACTGCCTTCGCTCGAAGAGGTTGAGCGGTTCATGATTACACAGGCACTGGAAAAATATGGCGGCAACCGGCGCAAGGCGGCCAGGGTGCTGGGCATGAGCGAACGGACACTTTATCGAAAAATCGACCAGTATGAACTCCTGTAG
- a CDS encoding LptE family protein: MNSCSSRADRRPAPSLPAGQFQPAQQYFTAGKPVVNAQDRDLGNSGNARRRANRIACLQSGPFAALLLVLFLAGSLGGCLRYSFTGVSIPSDVRTIYIPFFPDESGSGLGDLSDLLNDALINRFVNETRLTLTSSQEDADVVLQGRITSYSNRPFSVAGDQRASLNRVQIGVRASYTYSRDDEPKWDKNFSGTFEFDPSGDAIDGENEAAFEALTRIADNMFNDAMGDW, translated from the coding sequence ATGAACTCCTGTAGTTCCAGAGCAGATCGCCGGCCTGCGCCCTCACTTCCCGCCGGACAGTTTCAGCCTGCGCAGCAGTATTTTACGGCCGGGAAGCCTGTAGTGAATGCGCAAGATCGGGACCTGGGAAACAGCGGGAATGCCCGTCGGCGGGCAAACCGGATAGCGTGCCTGCAGTCGGGGCCCTTTGCAGCGCTGTTACTGGTGCTGTTTCTGGCGGGCAGCCTTGGCGGTTGCCTGCGATACAGCTTTACGGGAGTGAGCATCCCCTCGGATGTCCGGACCATCTACATCCCCTTCTTCCCGGATGAATCCGGCAGCGGCCTGGGTGACCTGAGCGACCTGCTCAATGACGCGCTCATCAACCGGTTTGTCAACGAAACCCGCCTTACGCTCACAAGCTCACAGGAGGATGCGGATGTGGTGCTCCAGGGGCGGATCACCTCCTACTCCAACCGTCCGTTCAGTGTGGCCGGTGACCAGCGCGCTTCTCTCAACCGGGTTCAGATCGGCGTCCGTGCTTCCTACACCTACAGCCGGGATGACGAACCCAAATGGGATAAGAACTTTTCCGGCACCTTCGAATTCGACCCGAGCGGTGACGCCATCGACGGGGAGAACGAAGCCGCGTTCGAGGCGCTTACCCGAATCGCCGATAACATGTTCAACGACGCGATGGGCGATTGGTGA
- a CDS encoding MBL fold metallo-hydrolase, giving the protein MQVQLEAFEGLNPFQENAFLVHDNKIAHLFDPGFSNSQEWEILLRKLKDQKLNVEAIVLTHAHVDHIMGLQKALQLFNVPVYMHRDSFVFIEKYPEQAMMFGLEAEPITVRPEFIDASPALTIQSLTYDVRFTPGHSPGHLAFHRKQEGWVIVGDALFAGSIGRTDLYGGDYDLLEKSIREELYTLPDETVVWPGHGTHTTIGYEKANNAFIRQG; this is encoded by the coding sequence ATGCAAGTACAACTCGAAGCCTTTGAAGGGCTCAATCCCTTTCAGGAAAATGCCTTTCTGGTTCATGATAACAAAATTGCCCATCTGTTTGATCCCGGCTTTTCCAACAGTCAGGAGTGGGAGATACTGCTGCGAAAACTCAAGGATCAGAAGCTGAACGTTGAGGCGATTGTCCTCACTCATGCTCATGTCGATCACATCATGGGCCTGCAAAAGGCGCTTCAGTTGTTCAATGTGCCCGTTTACATGCATCGCGACAGTTTTGTGTTTATCGAAAAGTATCCCGAACAGGCCATGATGTTCGGGCTGGAGGCCGAGCCCATAACCGTCCGGCCCGAGTTCATTGACGCATCGCCCGCCCTGACCATTCAATCGCTGACCTATGACGTGCGCTTTACCCCCGGCCACTCACCCGGGCACCTCGCGTTTCACCGCAAGCAGGAGGGATGGGTGATCGTCGGCGATGCCCTGTTCGCCGGAAGCATCGGCCGCACCGACCTGTATGGCGGTGACTACGACCTGCTCGAGAAAAGTATTCGCGAAGAGCTCTATACACTGCCCGACGAGACGGTGGTCTGGCCCGGCCACGGAACCCACACCACCATCGGCTACGAAAAGGCGAACAACGCATTCATTCGCCAGGGATAG
- a CDS encoding NRDE family protein: MCTITYLPTGPGSFLLASNRDEQKTREGALPPKKNGSGKVRALWPVDGKAGGTWIGLAETGCAFALMNDYQSNREASAPVSRGIIIPEVIDCRSAMEVTQRLEKLHERSFSPYRLVMATPNGVHLWHFDGKELRDAAQGRGAGLWVSAGKEEERVRQARSRVFEAYLKGGYSDDLKRIQNLHTHRDQGPGAFAFEISRGGIAIQTVSATVAEFREDGPIRMHYMAGLPDRQKKWQTHTLESI; this comes from the coding sequence ATGTGTACGATAACCTACCTTCCCACCGGACCCGGCTCTTTTCTGCTTGCTTCCAACCGGGATGAGCAAAAAACCAGGGAAGGCGCGCTTCCTCCCAAAAAAAATGGCTCCGGGAAGGTCAGGGCGCTTTGGCCGGTGGACGGCAAAGCCGGGGGAACCTGGATCGGTTTGGCCGAAACCGGCTGCGCATTTGCCCTGATGAACGACTACCAGAGCAACCGGGAAGCCTCTGCGCCGGTAAGCCGTGGTATTATCATCCCGGAAGTCATTGACTGCCGGTCGGCGATGGAGGTCACACAACGGCTTGAGAAGTTGCATGAGCGGTCGTTTTCTCCGTATCGGCTGGTGATGGCCACCCCGAACGGAGTTCATCTGTGGCATTTCGACGGGAAGGAGCTGAGGGATGCTGCACAGGGCCGGGGTGCGGGCCTCTGGGTTTCCGCCGGAAAGGAGGAGGAGCGGGTCCGACAGGCGCGAAGTCGGGTGTTTGAAGCGTATCTGAAAGGGGGGTACAGCGATGATCTGAAGCGCATCCAAAACCTGCATACCCACCGGGATCAGGGGCCGGGGGCCTTTGCGTTTGAGATCAGCCGGGGCGGTATCGCCATTCAAACGGTATCGGCCACAGTCGCGGAATTTCGGGAGGATGGGCCGATCCGGATGCATTACATGGCAGGCCTTCCCGACCGGCAAAAAAAATGGCAGACCCACACGCTGGAAAGCATATGA
- the rpmE gene encoding 50S ribosomal protein L31 — protein MKKGIHPEYKEITVVMSDGSEIVTRSTMKTKEGVYKAEVDSKNHPFYIGSQKMMSAAGRVDQFKRRYGKK, from the coding sequence ATGAAAAAAGGCATTCATCCCGAATACAAGGAAATTACAGTCGTAATGAGCGACGGGTCGGAAATCGTTACACGAAGCACGATGAAGACCAAAGAAGGCGTGTACAAGGCGGAAGTGGATTCCAAAAACCATCCGTTTTATATCGGCAGCCAGAAGATGATGTCCGCTGCCGGACGGGTAGATCAGTTCAAGCGTCGTTACGGCAAGAAGTAA